The Syntrophomonadaceae bacterium DNA window AGCAAATGGGAGTAACCGAACCTAAGGCGAGGATAGATCTGGTTATCGGGCAAAATGTCAGGGTCGCCAGCGGGCCTTTCGAAAATTTTATCGGCACTGTTGAAGAAATTAATCCTGAAAAAGGCAAGTTAAGAGTGCTTGTTTCCATGTTTGGCCGGGAAACCCCTGTCGAACTGGAGTTTGGTCAAATAGAGAAGCTGTAAGTATGGCACAGAATAATCGCAATTAATTATTGTTAAGGGGGTGGATTGCAAAGTGGCCAAAAAAGCAAAAAAGGTAGTTGGCTTGGTTAAGCTCCAGTGCCCTGCCGGCAAAGCGAATCCGGCGCCTCCTGTGGGACCGGCCCTTGGTCAGCACGGTGTAAATATCATGGCTTTTTGTAAGGAATTTAACGAGCGGACAGCTAAGGATGCAGGTTTAATCATCCCTGTGGAAATTACGGTTTATGAGGACAGGTCCTTTACCTTCATTACTAAAACCCCGCCGGCAGCTATTCTTTTGAAAAAGGCAGCCGGTATCGAAACTGCCTCTGGTGAACCAAACCTCAAAAAAGTTGCCAAGGTTCCTAGAGAAAAAGTCAGGGAGATCGCTGAGATGAAGATGAAAGACCTAAACGCTGCCAGTGTTGAGGCAGCCATGCGGATGATCGAAGGCACCGCGCGAAGCATGGGTATCGACATCGTTTAACGGAACGCGGAATGTCCCCAAATTGAATGCTGAGTGCTTGAATTTCAAGGTAGATTAAGGAAAAGTTGCTGTCAACCTGGCAGCGGGTATTGTGGGAGGAACCAAGTTCCGCTTAACCACGAAAGGAGAAATGTCAAATGCCATTCAGAGGCAAAAAGTATCAAGAAGGTTTAAAACAGTACCAACGGGATAACTTGCATGATCCCCCTGAGGCCATGGAGCTGGTTAAAAAAATTGCTCCGGCTAAATTTGATGAAACTGTGGAAGTAGCTGTGAAGCTGGGCGTTGACCCCCGTCATGCGGACCAACAGGTAAGGGGTACTGTTGTTTTGCCCCATGGTACCGGCAAGACCAGGTCTGTTCTGGTTTTTGCCAAAGGCGATAAGGCCAAAGAGGCTCAGGTTGCCGGGGCTGATTTTATCGGGGCAGAGGATATGATTGCCAAGATTGAGGGCGGTTGGTTGGGCTTCGATGTGGCTATTGCCACTCCAGATATGATGGGAGCAGTAGGTAAACTGGGCCGGGTGCTGGGTCCCCGCGGGCTGATGCCAAACCCGAAATCTGGCACCGTGACCTTCGAAGTTGAGAGAGCAATTAAAGAAGTAAAGGCCGGAAAAATTTCCTTCCGTGTTGATAAAGGCGGAATCGTCCATGCACCTATTGGCCGGGTATCCTTCGCTACGGAAAAACTTTTGGAAAACTTTCAGACTTTGCTGGAAGCCTTGATGAAAGCCAAGCCTGCTGCGGCTAAGGGGCAGTATGTACGCACTGTGAATGTTACATCTACTATGGGGCCGGGCGTCAGGGTTAATCCTTTGAAAGCCGTCCCCCGGTAATAGCTTGACCGGGCTCCATTAAAGCATGATCGGCTCCGCAACTGAATACTGGACTGTAGACAGCAGGCGCATTGAAAAATGCTTAATGCCGCAAGGCGCCCGCCGAGGTTTTCGCAAAAATTTGCTATTAACCTGTGGCTTTGGTGTGTCTACGCATCAAGGCCATTGTTTTTAGAGTGTTGAACCAGTTATTGCAGAGGAGGTGTGTATTAGCAAGTGAACAAACAGCGCCAGAAAAAAGAATTGGCTGTTGCTGAGCTGAGGCAACAGCTGCGGGAGAGTACCGCGGCGGTTTTGACTGATTACCGGGGACTGAACGTCAAAGCGATCACCAATTTGAGAGTAGAGTTGCGGCAGGTTGGGATTGAGTATAAAGTGGTAAAGAACACTTTGACCCAGCTGGCTGCGGAAGAACTCGGGCTAAAAGGGCTGGATCCTTACCTGGAAGGCCCGACTGCGATAGCCTTTGGCAAAAAAGACCCGGTAGCTCCGGCAAAAATACTTTTAAATTTTGCCAAGACAAATAAACAGCTGCAGATTAAGGCAGGACTTTTGCAAGGCAGGGTTATCGATTCTGACGGCGTGAAAGCCCTGGCGGATTTGCCCTCCCGGGAGGAACTGCTTGCCAAGGTTGTAGGTGGGATGAAAGCTCCCATGTACGGCCTGGTCAATGTCCTCAGTGCGCCCATGCGGAACCTGGTTTGTGTCTTAGAGGCAGTCCGCAAACAAAAGGAAGAACAGGCAGCCAGCTAATTACTGATGCCTGGCAGGTCAGGTTGCTTAACTAAAAAATAATTGTTTTGATTAATAAGGAGGAAATAAAAATGTCCAAGGTTGCAGAGATTTTAGAAGCTGTAAAAGGTTTGACCGTACTTGAATTATCCGAACTGGTTAAGGCCTTCGAAGTGGAATTTGGTGTAAGCGCTGCCGCGCCGGTAGCCTTTGCTGCTGCTCCTGGTGCTGCTGCACCTGCTGCTGAGCCGGAAGAAGAACAGACTGAATTCGATGTTATCCTGGCAGCTGCCGGAGACAAGAAGATCAACGTGATCAAGGTTGTGCGCGAACTCACCAACCTGGGTCTGAAAGAAGCCAAGGACCTGGTTGATGGAGCTCCAAAGCCTGTTAAAGAAAAAGTCAGCAAAGAGGAAGCTGCATCCATTAAGGCGAAACTTGTGGAAGTCGGCGCCACTGTACAAGTTAAATAGTCCTTTATTGAGTACATTCCCTTATTTTGACACTCAACAAATGAGTGTCTTTTTTGCTTGACACTTCGCTTTATCTGTGCTAAGATTATAAAACGGCATTTATGCTATTTTATGGGAGTCTAAGTAGGTTGCTGGAAATAGCGAAAACTAGAATGTATAAAAGTTTAAGCACCGGTAAGAATAGGTAGATAGGAGATTAATTGCCGGAATACGAAGCGAGGTTTTTTTAAGTAAGGCCTTGCTTTGAATTTTTGTTGTTAAATCAATGTTGGGGGTGACCGTCAATGCCCTATCCTGTCCGGGTAGGCACCCGGGAGAGATGGACCTATGCCAAAATCCAAGAAGTGCTGGAAATGCCCAACCTGATTGAAATTCAGAAGAACTCCTACCAATGGTTTGTTGATGAGGGCCTCCGGGAAATCTTCAGGGATATTTCGCCGATACAGGATTTTACTGGGAATTTGATCTTGGAGTTTGTGGATTATACCCTGGGGGAGCCAAAGTATTCTGTTGATGAATGCAAGGAAAGGGATATGACTTATGCTGCACCTCTCAGGGTAAAAGTCCGCTTGATTAATAAGGAAACCGGGGAGGTTAAGGAACAAGAGGTATTTATGGGCGATTTCCCTCTGATGACCGAGAAAGGCACTTTTGTCATCAACGGGGCGGAAAGGGTCATCGTCAGCCAATTGGTGCGGTCGCCTGGGGTATACTACAGCGAGCAAATTGACCCAAGCGGTGTCAAGGTATTCACTGCTACGATTATTCCTAACCGGGGTGCCTGGTTGGAGTTTGAAACCGATATTAACGAAAATATTTATGTCCGGGTTGACCGGACCCGGAAAATCCCGGCAACTGTCCTGATGAGAGCCTTGGGACAGGGAAACAACATCCAGATATTGGAGATGTTTGACAGCGATCCCCGGATCCAGTTAACGATGGAAAAGGACAATACAGATTCTGAAGAAGAGGCTTTGGTAGAAATATACAAGCGCCTGCGTCCGGGCGAACCTCCCACGGTAGAGAGCGCCCGCACCCTGCTGGAGACTCTTTTCTTCGACCCCAAGCGCTATGACTTGGGCAATGTCGGCCGCTATAAGCTGGAGAAAAAGCTGAAGCACGGCATCCTTTTTTCTGAAGAAGGTCGGCGCGATTACATCCGCCATTTAACCAGAGGCGATATTGTAGCTTCCCTCAGGTATTTGCTCCGGCTAATGCGGGGGGAAGTAAAGCCCGATGATATTGACCACCTGGGCAATCGTCGCCTGAGATCTGTAGGGGAACTCCTGCAGAACCAATTTAGGGTTGGCCTCTCCAGGATGGAACGGGTGGTCAGAGAAAGAATGACGATCCAGGATGTAGAGGTTATTACCCCGCAAGTCCTGATTAACATCCGGCCGGTAGTTGCAGCAATTAAGGAATTTTTTGGTTCCTCCCAGTTGTCCCAGTTTATGGATCAGACGAACCCCCTGGCAGAACTGACCCATAAGCGGCGTTTGAGCGCCTTGGGGCCTGGCGGTTTAAGCCGTGAGAGGGCGGGCTTTGAAGTTCGGGACGTGCATCACTCCCATTACGGGCGGATGTGTCCGATTGAAACTCCGGAAGGTCCTAACATCGGCCTGATCAGCTCTTTGAGCACCTATGCCAGGATTAACGAGTTTGGCTTTATTGAGACCCCTTACCGTAAGGTTGACAAGGATCGGGGTCGGGTTACCGATGAGATCGTTTACTTGGCTGCGGATGAGGAGGACCAATTTATTATTGCCCAGGCGAACGCCCCGCTGGACGAAGTTGGAAGGTTCCTTCAGCCGAAGGTCAACGCCCGCCACGGGAAAGAAATTATTGTCTCACCTGTTGAACGGGCCGACTTTATGGATGTTACACCAAAACAGGTTTGGAGTATTGCCACAGCTTTAATTCCCTTTTTAGAGCACGATGACGCTAACCGGGCTTTAATGGGTGCCAACATGCAGCGCCAGGCCGTGCCCTTACTGCGCACCGAGGCTCCCTTGGTGGGTACCGGGATGGAATGGAAGACGGCCAGGGATTCCGGTGTTGTGCTCCTGGCAAAAAATGCCGGTGTGGTGGAAAGAGCGACAGCTACCGATATCGTGATCAGGACTGACAAGGGTCTTTTGGACATCTACCGCCTGTTGAAGTACACCAGATCAAACCAGGGAACATCTATTAACCAAAAACCTATTGTCAAAAAAAGACAGCGGGTGGAAGCCGGTGATGTGATTGCGGACGGCCCATCCACTGACTGCGGTGAGCTGGCTTTAGGCAGAAATATCCTGGTGGCTTTTATGACCTGGGAAGGCTATAACTACGAGGATGCGATCCTGATCAGCGAAAAACTGGTCAAGGAAGATTATTTCACTTCTATACATATCGAAGAGTATGAGTGTGATGCGCGGGACACCAAACTGGGACCGGAAGAAATCACCAGAGATATCCCTAATGTGGGCGAGGATGTGTTAAAAGACCTGGACAGCAGGGGTATCATCCGGGTAGGCGCGGAGGTCCGCCCGGGGGACATCCTGGTGGGCAAAGTGACGCCTAAAGGGGAAACGGAATTGACTGCCGAAGAGCGCCTGTTGAGAGCCATCTTTGGCGAGAAGGCCAGGGAAGTGCGGGATACCTCCTTGAGGGTACCGCATGGGGAATCCGGCATGGTGGTAGATGTAAAGGTTTTCTCCCGGGAAAAGGGCGACGAACTCGCGCCGGGTGTGAACCAACTGGTCAGGGTGTATGTAGCGCAAAAACGGAAAATATCCGAGGGCGATAAAATGGCGGGCCGCCATGGAAACAAGGGTGTTATATCCAGAATCCTACCTGAGGAAGACATGCCTTTCCTGCCGGACGGCACCCCCGTAGAGATTGTACTGAATCCCCTGGGTGTTCCTTCCCGGATGAATATTGGGCAGATATTGGAATGTCATTTGGGATGGGCGGCCAAAACTTTGGGCTTAAATATTGCCACCCCTGTATTTGATGGGGCTGATGAGGAAGATATTGTTAAGATTTTGAGGGAAGCCGGCCTGCCGGAAACAGGCAAGTCCAGGCTCTATGACGGCAGGACAGGTAGGCCTTTTGATAATCCTGTTACCGTTGGTTATGTTTATATGCTTAAACTGGCGCATCTTGTCGACGATAAGATCCATGCCAGGTCTACCGGCCCGTATTCCTTGGTTACACAGCAGCCGCTGGGCGGCAAGGCCCAGTTTGGCGGGCAGCGTTTTGGGGAAATGGAAGTATGGGCCTTGGAGGCCTATGGAGCTGCCTATACTCTCCAGGAAATCCTTACAGTCAAGTCCGATGATGTGGTTGGGCGGGTAAAAACCTACGAGGCTATCGTGAAGGGAGAAAACGTGCCGGAGCCAGGTGTGCCGGAATCCTTCAAGGTACTGATTAAAGAGCTGCAGAGCCTTGCTCTGGATGTCAAGGTTCTTTCCGGGCAAGACGAAGAAATTGAAATCAGTGAAGAAGAGGATGACGTCGCTGAAACTGCCAAGGAACTGGGCATAGACCTGGGAGACCGGCCTGCCGGAGCTCCGGCAGCAGGGGCGGGCCTTGATGAAGGCGAAGCCTACGATCCTGGCGAGGATGACTACGAGGACCTGGATCTTGACCTGGAACCCAACTCAGCATTTGATAGAAATCTGGATGAATTTGAGGACGATGAGTTCGATGACGATGACCGGTAGGTCCTTTTCTTAGATATAAGTAAGGCGTCATGCTTAGTTAAGCCTGAAGAAGGGAGATAGTCCCGTGCTTGATGTCAATAACTTTGAACGGATGCGAATCGGATTGGCTTCTCCGGAACAGATCAGGGCCTGGTCCAGCGGGGAGGTCAAAAAACCTGAAACTATTAACTACCGTACCCTGAAGCCTGAAAGAGAAGGTTTGTTCTGCGAGAAAATCTTCGGCCCTACCCGGGATTGGGAGTGCCACTGCGGCAAGTACAAGCGAGTCAGGTATAAAGGTATTGTTTGTGACAGGTGCGGTGTGGAAGTTACCCGGTCCAAGGTCAGGCGCGAACGCCTGGGGCATATCGAACTGGCGGCACCGGTATCCCATATCTGGTATTTTAAAGGGATTCCCAGCAGGATGGGCCTGGCCCTGGATATGTCTCCCCGTTCCCTGGAAAAAGTTCTCTATTTTGTTTCTTATTTAGTGTTAAACCCCGGGGACACTCCTTTGATGAAAAAGCAGCTCTTAACAGAGACGGAATATAGAGAGTATAGGGAAAAATACGGCTACCGATTTCAGGCAGGCATGGGTGCGGAAGCTGTTAAAGACCTCCTGCAGGAAATGGACCTGGATGAGCTGGCCAGAGAATTGCGCCAGGAATTAAAAGAAACCAGCGGGCAGAGAAAAATCAGGGCCATCCGCCGCTTGGAGGTTGTAGAGGCCTTTAAGATTTCAGGGAACCGGCCCGATTGGATGGTCCTGGACGTTGTCCCGGTGATTCCGCCAGAACTCAGACCAATGGTACAGCTGGATGGCGGCCGTTTTGCCACCTCCGACCTTAACGATCTGTACCGCCGGGTTATTAACCGGAATAACCGCTTGAAACGGCTATTGGACCTGGGTGCACCGGATATTATTGTCCGGAATGAAAAGCGCATGCTGCAGGAAGCCGTTGATGCCTTGATCGACAATGGCCGGCGGGGCCGTCCTGTTACCGGACCCGGAAACCGCCCGCTCAAATCCTTGAGTGATATGCTGAAAGGGAAGCAGGGGCGCTTCCGGCAGAACCTGTTAGGCAAACGGGTGGACTACTCGGGCCGTTCAGTGATTGTAGTAGGACCTAAGCTTAAAATGCACCAGTGCGGCTTGCCCAAAGAAATGGCCTTGGAACTGTTTAAGCCCTTTGTAATGAAACGGCTGGTGGATGAGGGTTTTGCCCATAATATTAAAAGCGCTAAGCGAATGGTGGAAAGAGTCCGTCCCGAGGTGTGGGATGTGCTTGAAGAGGTAATCAGAGAGCATCCGGTACTTTTAAACCGGGCACCTACATTGCACAGGCTGGGCATCCAGTCCTTTGAACCGGTTCTGGTTGAAGGCAGGGCACTGCAAATTCATCCCCTGGTTTGTACCGCATATAATGCCGACTTTGACGGTGATCAGATGGCAGTCCATGTGCCGTTAGCTGCTGAATCCCAGGCGGAAGCCCGGATTTTAATGCTGTCTGCCCATAACATTCTGAATCCCAAGGACGGCCGTCCGGTAGCCACCCCGACCCAGGATATGGTGTTGGGATGCTATTACCTGACGGTGTTGAAGGAGGGCGCAAAAGGGGAAGGGAAGGTTTTTTCCAGCTATGACGAAGCCAAGATGGCTTATGAAACAGGGGTTGTCTCCCTGCAGGCAAAGGTAAAGATCCGCTTGGACGGCCAAATGGTGGAAACAACTGTCGGCAGGATGATTTTTAATTTTGAGACTCCTATTCCTAAAGAGCTAGGTTATATTAACTGCGAATTAGGCAAAAAACAGTTGGGGGATATAGTCGCCAAGTCTTACTATCAGCTGGGCAACGCGGCTACAGCAAAGCTTCTGGATGGGATTAAGGAGCTTGGTTTTACTTATTCGACCAGGGCTGGCATCACCATCGGTATTACCGACATCGATGTGCCCACAGGTAAAAGTCAGGTCATCGACGAGACCGAAAGTCTGGTAGACAAGGTTGAACAGCAGTACCGGCGGGGTTTAATCACCGAGGAAGAACGCTACCAGAAAATAATCACGCACTGGAACTCTGCTACCGACAGGATCACCAAAGGTTTGATGGAGACTTTAGACAGGTTTAACCCCGTTTATATGATGGCTAACTCTGGCGCCCGGGGTAATATCCAGCAAATCCGCCAGTTAGCCGGGATGCGGGGCTTAATGGCCGACCCTTCCGGCCGGATCATTGACCTGCCCATTAAAGCCAACTTCCGGGAAGGCCTTACCGTTTTGGAATATTTTATATCTACCCACGGCGCCAGGAAAGGTTTGGCCGATACGGCTCTCCGGACTGCGGACTCCGGCTACCTGACCCGCCGGTTGGTGGATGTGGCACAGGATGTAATTGTGCGGGAAGATGACTGCGGCACGACAGAAGGTATTACAGTAGATAAAATTCAGGAAGGCCACGAGATTATCGAGAAATTGGATGAGCGGCTACTGGGCCGTTTTGCCCTTGACCCGATCCTTGATCTGGCAACCGGCGAGGTAATTGTACCCGCCCACCAGGAGATTCAGGAGGCAGCAGCCAAAAGAATTGAAGCTTCTGGCCTGCAAAGCGTTAAAATCCGCTCTGTCTTAACATGCAAGACCCGCTATGGGGTTTGTGCCAGATGTTATGGCCGAAACCTTGCTGCAGGCAAGTCGGTAGAAATAGGTGAAGCTGTAGGGATCATTGCCGCCCAGTCCATTGGAGAGCCGGGAACTCAGCTGACGATGCGTACCTTCCACACCGGCGGTGTGGCGGGGGATGACATTACTCAGGGTCTGCCGCGGGTAGAAGAGCTGTTCGAAGCCAGAAAACCCAAGGGCCAAGCGATTGTTGCCGAAGCAGACGGCACTGTGCGCGTAATGGAAATTAAAAACCGCAGAGAAATAGAGATCACCGCAGTTAACGGGGAGCGCTTCAGCTATCCGGTACCTTATGGTTCCCGCTTAAAAGTCCATGATGGGAAAGAGGTAGAAGCCGGTGATGAGCTGACGGAAGGATCTGTCAATCCCCATGACTTGTTGAAGATAAAGGGTATCCGCGGGGTTCAGCTGTATCTTTTGCGGGAAGTGCAGCGGGTGTACCGCCTGCAGGGGGTTGATATCAATGATAAACACATCGAAGTGATTATCCGGCAGATGCTGCGCAAAGTTAAGGTGGAAGAGGCGGGGGATACATCCCTCCTGCCGGGAGGACTCATTGATGTGTTCGAGTTTGAGGATGAAAACCGGCGGGTGCTGTTGGCAGCCGGAGAGCCGGCAACGGCCAAATCAGTCCTGTTAGGTATTACCAAGGCCTCCCTGGCAACTGATTCCTTTCTGTCAGCTGCTTCTTTCCAAGAAACCACCAGGGTATTGACAGAAGCGGCGATTAAAGGAAGGGTCGATCCTCTGCTGGGCCTCAAAGAGAATGTGATTATCGGCAAGCTGATTCCGGCTGGAACTGGCATGGCACGTTACCGCAATATCCGGGTGCTCACTGCAGAAGAAACCTTAAAACCTTGTAAGGATTGTGTTGACACTGATTCTGCAAAATGATACGATATATGAGTGTGTAAACGGCGAGGGAGGTCGCAGGCCAAATGCTGGCGGAAGAATGGCTGAAAAAGGCCCGAAAGAAAACCATAGGGACTAAACAAACATTAAAATCCGTGCAAAAGGGTTTAGCCAAAGCTGTATTCGTTGCCAAAGACGCCGATCATCATGTGACAGATCCCTTGCGGAGGCTATGTGCTGAGAAGGGAATTGAAGTAATAACTGTTGAAACCATGGCGGAACTCGGCCGAGCCTGTGGGATTGAGGTGGGTTCCGCCTCTGCTGCGATACTTGAATAGCTTTCCGAAACAATTTGGCCTGATTTTGATGGTAAAAAAACTGCTTATTTAAGGAATCTAATTTGGAGCAAAGTTTATCCGGAAGGAGGTGGAGAAATGCCAACCATTAGTCAACTGGTTAGAGAAGGAAGGGAAAGAGTTGAGAAGAAATCAACTGCCCCGGCACTGAAGGAATCTCCGCAAAAGCGCGGAGTTTGCACTAGAGTTTATACCACGACTCCGAAAAAA harbors:
- a CDS encoding ribosomal L7Ae/L30e/S12e/Gadd45 family protein encodes the protein MAEEWLKKARKKTIGTKQTLKSVQKGLAKAVFVAKDADHHVTDPLRRLCAEKGIEVITVETMAELGRACGIEVGSASAAILE
- the rplL gene encoding 50S ribosomal protein L7/L12, which gives rise to MSKVAEILEAVKGLTVLELSELVKAFEVEFGVSAAAPVAFAAAPGAAAPAAEPEEEQTEFDVILAAAGDKKINVIKVVRELTNLGLKEAKDLVDGAPKPVKEKVSKEEAASIKAKLVEVGATVQVK
- a CDS encoding 50S ribosomal protein L10; protein product: MNKQRQKKELAVAELRQQLRESTAAVLTDYRGLNVKAITNLRVELRQVGIEYKVVKNTLTQLAAEELGLKGLDPYLEGPTAIAFGKKDPVAPAKILLNFAKTNKQLQIKAGLLQGRVIDSDGVKALADLPSREELLAKVVGGMKAPMYGLVNVLSAPMRNLVCVLEAVRKQKEEQAAS
- the rpoB gene encoding DNA-directed RNA polymerase subunit beta, yielding MPYPVRVGTRERWTYAKIQEVLEMPNLIEIQKNSYQWFVDEGLREIFRDISPIQDFTGNLILEFVDYTLGEPKYSVDECKERDMTYAAPLRVKVRLINKETGEVKEQEVFMGDFPLMTEKGTFVINGAERVIVSQLVRSPGVYYSEQIDPSGVKVFTATIIPNRGAWLEFETDINENIYVRVDRTRKIPATVLMRALGQGNNIQILEMFDSDPRIQLTMEKDNTDSEEEALVEIYKRLRPGEPPTVESARTLLETLFFDPKRYDLGNVGRYKLEKKLKHGILFSEEGRRDYIRHLTRGDIVASLRYLLRLMRGEVKPDDIDHLGNRRLRSVGELLQNQFRVGLSRMERVVRERMTIQDVEVITPQVLINIRPVVAAIKEFFGSSQLSQFMDQTNPLAELTHKRRLSALGPGGLSRERAGFEVRDVHHSHYGRMCPIETPEGPNIGLISSLSTYARINEFGFIETPYRKVDKDRGRVTDEIVYLAADEEDQFIIAQANAPLDEVGRFLQPKVNARHGKEIIVSPVERADFMDVTPKQVWSIATALIPFLEHDDANRALMGANMQRQAVPLLRTEAPLVGTGMEWKTARDSGVVLLAKNAGVVERATATDIVIRTDKGLLDIYRLLKYTRSNQGTSINQKPIVKKRQRVEAGDVIADGPSTDCGELALGRNILVAFMTWEGYNYEDAILISEKLVKEDYFTSIHIEEYECDARDTKLGPEEITRDIPNVGEDVLKDLDSRGIIRVGAEVRPGDILVGKVTPKGETELTAEERLLRAIFGEKAREVRDTSLRVPHGESGMVVDVKVFSREKGDELAPGVNQLVRVYVAQKRKISEGDKMAGRHGNKGVISRILPEEDMPFLPDGTPVEIVLNPLGVPSRMNIGQILECHLGWAAKTLGLNIATPVFDGADEEDIVKILREAGLPETGKSRLYDGRTGRPFDNPVTVGYVYMLKLAHLVDDKIHARSTGPYSLVTQQPLGGKAQFGGQRFGEMEVWALEAYGAAYTLQEILTVKSDDVVGRVKTYEAIVKGENVPEPGVPESFKVLIKELQSLALDVKVLSGQDEEIEISEEEDDVAETAKELGIDLGDRPAGAPAAGAGLDEGEAYDPGEDDYEDLDLDLEPNSAFDRNLDEFEDDEFDDDDR
- the rpoC gene encoding DNA-directed RNA polymerase subunit beta', which codes for MRIGLASPEQIRAWSSGEVKKPETINYRTLKPEREGLFCEKIFGPTRDWECHCGKYKRVRYKGIVCDRCGVEVTRSKVRRERLGHIELAAPVSHIWYFKGIPSRMGLALDMSPRSLEKVLYFVSYLVLNPGDTPLMKKQLLTETEYREYREKYGYRFQAGMGAEAVKDLLQEMDLDELARELRQELKETSGQRKIRAIRRLEVVEAFKISGNRPDWMVLDVVPVIPPELRPMVQLDGGRFATSDLNDLYRRVINRNNRLKRLLDLGAPDIIVRNEKRMLQEAVDALIDNGRRGRPVTGPGNRPLKSLSDMLKGKQGRFRQNLLGKRVDYSGRSVIVVGPKLKMHQCGLPKEMALELFKPFVMKRLVDEGFAHNIKSAKRMVERVRPEVWDVLEEVIREHPVLLNRAPTLHRLGIQSFEPVLVEGRALQIHPLVCTAYNADFDGDQMAVHVPLAAESQAEARILMLSAHNILNPKDGRPVATPTQDMVLGCYYLTVLKEGAKGEGKVFSSYDEAKMAYETGVVSLQAKVKIRLDGQMVETTVGRMIFNFETPIPKELGYINCELGKKQLGDIVAKSYYQLGNAATAKLLDGIKELGFTYSTRAGITIGITDIDVPTGKSQVIDETESLVDKVEQQYRRGLITEEERYQKIITHWNSATDRITKGLMETLDRFNPVYMMANSGARGNIQQIRQLAGMRGLMADPSGRIIDLPIKANFREGLTVLEYFISTHGARKGLADTALRTADSGYLTRRLVDVAQDVIVREDDCGTTEGITVDKIQEGHEIIEKLDERLLGRFALDPILDLATGEVIVPAHQEIQEAAAKRIEASGLQSVKIRSVLTCKTRYGVCARCYGRNLAAGKSVEIGEAVGIIAAQSIGEPGTQLTMRTFHTGGVAGDDITQGLPRVEELFEARKPKGQAIVAEADGTVRVMEIKNRREIEITAVNGERFSYPVPYGSRLKVHDGKEVEAGDELTEGSVNPHDLLKIKGIRGVQLYLLREVQRVYRLQGVDINDKHIEVIIRQMLRKVKVEEAGDTSLLPGGLIDVFEFEDENRRVLLAAGEPATAKSVLLGITKASLATDSFLSAASFQETTRVLTEAAIKGRVDPLLGLKENVIIGKLIPAGTGMARYRNIRVLTAEETLKPCKDCVDTDSAK
- the rplA gene encoding 50S ribosomal protein L1 → MPFRGKKYQEGLKQYQRDNLHDPPEAMELVKKIAPAKFDETVEVAVKLGVDPRHADQQVRGTVVLPHGTGKTRSVLVFAKGDKAKEAQVAGADFIGAEDMIAKIEGGWLGFDVAIATPDMMGAVGKLGRVLGPRGLMPNPKSGTVTFEVERAIKEVKAGKISFRVDKGGIVHAPIGRVSFATEKLLENFQTLLEALMKAKPAAAKGQYVRTVNVTSTMGPGVRVNPLKAVPR
- the rplK gene encoding 50S ribosomal protein L11, which gives rise to MAKKAKKVVGLVKLQCPAGKANPAPPVGPALGQHGVNIMAFCKEFNERTAKDAGLIIPVEITVYEDRSFTFITKTPPAAILLKKAAGIETASGEPNLKKVAKVPREKVREIAEMKMKDLNAASVEAAMRMIEGTARSMGIDIV